One Bradyrhizobium zhanjiangense DNA segment encodes these proteins:
- a CDS encoding rhodanese-like domain-containing protein produces the protein MAQTITRGIKALIDEANAEIETLSAKDAIEISKNGDVVIVDIRDPREIEREGRIPGAFACTRGMLEFWIDPQSPYAKPIFQEDKKFVFHCAGGLRSALAAKTAQDMGLKPVAHIAGGYAAWRDAGGPTEQWEPKKKG, from the coding sequence ATGGCCCAGACCATCACCCGCGGCATCAAGGCGCTGATCGACGAGGCCAATGCCGAGATCGAGACGCTCAGCGCCAAGGACGCCATCGAGATCTCCAAGAACGGTGACGTCGTCATCGTCGACATCCGCGACCCCCGCGAGATCGAGCGCGAGGGCCGCATCCCGGGCGCGTTCGCCTGCACCCGCGGCATGCTCGAATTCTGGATCGATCCGCAGAGCCCCTACGCGAAACCGATCTTCCAGGAGGACAAGAAGTTCGTCTTCCACTGCGCCGGCGGCCTGCGCTCCGCGCTCGCCGCCAAGACCGCGCAGGACATGGGCCTCAAGCCCGTCGCCCACATCGCCGGCGGCTACGCCGCCTGGCGCGATGCCGGCGGGCCGACCGAGCAGTGGGAGCCGAAGAAGAAGGGGTGA
- a CDS encoding vWA domain-containing protein: MFLQFFTSLRDAQVPVTLREYLTLMEALDADLADYTVENFYYLSRASLVKDERNLDKFDRVFSTVFKGLESLLDAMEKAEIPEEWLKKLAEKYLTEEEKKQIEAMGWDKLMETLKKRLEEQKGRHQGGSKWIGTAGTSPFGAHGYNPEGVRIGQEKNRNNRAVKVWDKREFKDLDGNVELGIRNIKVALRRLRKFARTGAPDELDLDTTIRETANHGYLDVHMRPERRNAVKLLVFFDIGGSMDAHIEQVEELFSAAKSEFKHMEYFYFHNCLYEGVWKQNKRRFTDRTPTWDVLHKYPHDYKVVFVGDASMSPYEIMVPGGSVEHVNEEPGSVWLDRIIRTYPHAVWLNPVQQKHWDYSESTTIIKRIFANRMYPITIEGLEGAMKELTH, encoded by the coding sequence ATGTTCCTGCAATTCTTCACCTCTCTGCGCGACGCGCAGGTCCCTGTGACGCTGCGCGAATACCTCACGCTGATGGAGGCGCTCGACGCTGACCTCGCGGACTACACGGTCGAGAATTTCTACTATCTGTCGCGCGCCTCGCTGGTGAAGGACGAGCGCAACCTCGACAAGTTCGATCGCGTCTTCAGCACGGTGTTCAAGGGGCTGGAAAGCCTGCTCGATGCCATGGAGAAGGCGGAGATCCCCGAGGAGTGGCTGAAGAAGCTCGCCGAGAAATACCTCACCGAGGAAGAGAAGAAGCAGATCGAGGCCATGGGCTGGGACAAGCTCATGGAGACGTTGAAGAAGCGGCTCGAGGAGCAGAAGGGCCGGCACCAGGGCGGCTCGAAGTGGATCGGCACCGCCGGCACCTCGCCGTTCGGCGCGCACGGCTACAACCCTGAAGGCGTGCGCATCGGCCAGGAGAAGAACCGCAACAACCGCGCCGTGAAGGTATGGGACAAGCGCGAGTTCAAGGACTTGGACGGCAATGTCGAGCTCGGCATCCGCAACATCAAGGTGGCGCTGCGCCGCCTGCGCAAGTTCGCGCGCACCGGTGCGCCTGACGAACTCGATCTCGACACCACGATCCGCGAGACCGCCAATCACGGCTATCTCGACGTGCACATGCGCCCCGAGCGGCGCAACGCGGTGAAGCTGCTTGTGTTCTTCGACATCGGCGGCTCGATGGACGCGCATATCGAGCAGGTCGAGGAGCTGTTCTCGGCGGCGAAGAGCGAGTTCAAGCACATGGAATACTTCTACTTCCACAACTGCCTCTATGAAGGCGTGTGGAAGCAGAACAAGCGCCGCTTCACTGACCGCACGCCGACCTGGGACGTGCTGCACAAATACCCGCACGACTACAAGGTCGTGTTCGTCGGCGACGCCTCGATGAGCCCTTACGAGATCATGGTGCCGGGCGGCTCGGTCGAGCACGTCAACGAGGAGCCCGGCTCGGTCTGGCTCGATCGCATCATCCGCACCTATCCGCATGCGGTGTGGCTGAACCCGGTGCAGCAGAAGCATTGGGACTATTCGGAATCGACCACCATCATCAAACGCATCTTCGCCAACCGCATGTATCCGATCACGATCGAAGGTCTGGAAGGTGCGATGAAGGAATTGACGCACTGA
- a CDS encoding GlsB/YeaQ/YmgE family stress response membrane protein, translated as MGIVAALIIGAIAGWLAGKIVHGAGFGLIGNMVVGIIGALVASWVLPQLHIALATGTVGAIVDATIGAVIVLVILSLIRRV; from the coding sequence ATGGGAATTGTCGCAGCGCTCATCATCGGCGCAATCGCCGGCTGGCTGGCGGGCAAGATTGTCCACGGGGCGGGATTTGGGCTGATCGGCAACATGGTCGTCGGCATCATCGGCGCGCTGGTGGCGAGTTGGGTGCTGCCGCAGCTGCATATCGCGCTCGCCACCGGCACGGTCGGCGCCATCGTGGACGCCACAATCGGCGCGGTGATTGTGCTGGTCATCCTTTCGCTGATAAGACGGGTCTGA
- a CDS encoding AAA family ATPase, whose amino-acid sequence MKFTGTKDYVATDDLKVAVNASIVLERPLLVKGEPGTGKTVLAEEVAKALNAPLLTWHIKSTTKAQQGLYEYDAVSRLRDSQLGDARVSDIKNYIKRGKLWEAFTSEQRPVLLIDEIDKADIEFPNDLLLELDRMEFHVYETGETIKAKQRPIMMITSNNEKELPDAFLRRCFFHYIKFPDADTMGRIVDVHFPGIKKRLVEEALRIFFEVREVPGLKKKPSTSELLDWLKLLLNEDMSVEQLRERDPRKLIPPLHGALLKNEQDVHLFERLAFLSRREV is encoded by the coding sequence ATGAAATTTACGGGCACCAAGGACTATGTTGCGACCGACGATCTCAAGGTCGCCGTCAACGCCTCGATCGTGCTGGAGCGCCCGCTCCTGGTGAAGGGCGAGCCGGGCACCGGCAAGACCGTGCTGGCCGAGGAAGTGGCGAAGGCGCTGAACGCGCCGCTTTTGACTTGGCACATCAAGTCCACCACCAAGGCGCAGCAGGGCCTCTACGAATACGACGCGGTGTCGCGCCTGCGCGACAGCCAGCTCGGCGATGCCCGCGTCTCCGACATCAAGAACTACATCAAGCGCGGCAAGCTCTGGGAAGCCTTCACCAGCGAGCAGCGCCCGGTGCTGCTGATCGACGAGATCGACAAGGCCGACATCGAGTTTCCGAACGACCTGCTGCTCGAGCTCGACCGCATGGAATTCCATGTCTACGAGACCGGCGAGACGATCAAGGCCAAGCAGCGCCCGATCATGATGATCACCTCCAACAACGAGAAGGAGCTTCCGGACGCTTTCCTGCGCCGCTGCTTCTTCCACTACATCAAGTTCCCCGATGCCGACACCATGGGCCGCATCGTCGACGTCCACTTCCCCGGCATCAAGAAGCGCCTGGTCGAGGAGGCGCTGCGCATCTTCTTCGAAGTGCGCGAGGTGCCGGGCCTGAAGAAGAAGCCGTCGACGTCGGAGCTTTTGGATTGGCTCAAGCTGCTGCTCAACGAGGACATGAGCGTCGAGCAACTGCGCGAGCGCGACCCGCGCAAACTGATCCCGCCCCTGCACGGCGCCTTGCTCAAGAACGAGCAGGACGTGCACCTGTTCGAGCGGCTGGCGTTTTTGAGCCGAAGGGAGGTGTAG